From one Hirundo rustica isolate bHirRus1 chromosome W, bHirRus1.pri.v3, whole genome shotgun sequence genomic stretch:
- the LOC120764943 gene encoding integral membrane protein 2A-like: protein MVKIVFNSPFALKDEPKKEAAEALVADKDPEVATHRGENSSGRCLLTLLGLAFILAGVVVGGACIYKYFMPKHKVYRGEMCYFENEGWERAMEPYFLPIAEEADIREDDNIAIIDVPVPKFSDSDPAAIVHDFDRLLTAYLDLQLGNCYVIPLNTSIVMPPRNLMDLFTKLATGSYLPQTYLVREEMVVTEEIDNVSNLGIFIYQLCVGKETFRLQRRDQIMGVQKRAAENCHSIRHFENSFVVETKICLQ, encoded by the exons ATGGTGAAGATCGTCTTTAACTCGCCCTTCGCCCTCAAGGATGAGCCCAAAAAGGAGGCGGCCGAGGCGCTGGTGGCCGACAAG GACCCAGAAGTTGCCACACACAGGGGTGAAAACTCATCTGGAAGATGTCTCTTGACTCTGCTGGGCCTGGCCTTCATCTTGGCAGGGGTTGTTGTGGGTGGAGCCTGCATCTACAAGTACTTCATGCCAAAG CACAAGGTGTATCGTGGGGAGATGTGCTACTTTGAGAACGAGGGCTGGGAGCGCGCAATGGAGCCGTACTTCCTGCCCATCGCCGAGGAGGCCGACATCCGTGAGGACGACAACATCGCCATCATCGATGTGCCCGTCCCCAAGTTCTCCGATAGCGACCCCGCCGCCATCGTGCACGACTTCGACAGG CTTTTGACGGCCTATCTCGACCTGCAGCTGGGGAACTGCTACGTGATCCCACTGAACACTTCCATAGTCATGCCTCCAAGGAATCTGATGGATCTCTTCACCAAGCTGGCA ACTGGCTCTTATCTGCCCCAGACGTACCTGGTGCGTGAGGAGATGGTAGTTACAGAGGAGATCGATAATGTGTCGAATCTGGGCATCTTCATCTACCAGCTCTGTGTGGGAAAAGAGACATTCAGGCTTCAGCGCAGAGACCAAATCATGG GTGTGCAGAAACGGGCAGCGGAGAACTGTCACTCAATCAGACACTTTGAAAACTCTTTCGTGGTTGAGACAAAGATCTGTCTGCAGTGA